The following proteins are encoded in a genomic region of Pyrus communis chromosome 11, drPyrComm1.1, whole genome shotgun sequence:
- the LOC137709014 gene encoding uncharacterized protein, which yields MAPITVDGSILKMKAFPFSFLEKAKDWLYELAPRTVTSWESMKRAFLEKFFPTSRVILLRKKISGIQQNQGKSFLAYYKRFKTLVASCPQHQMKEELLIQYFYEGLFPIERQMLDASTGGALVDKTPVAAKVLIANRALNAQQYEGVGQRDTPRQQVNEASAISEIQSELANLTMLVSQVVEGSKMQGTAICGVCSMQGLLNDQCPQLIENGGWESAHAVGYQSPNQPRMIHSLIPTIPVGEIIQISNGGSPNNPNNKAHLGSNLRDSTKGRMHPHHPKHNLHNPNQRMQNRDKKVDELEKQVGQIAEFMGQFREQGKLPSLTIVNPKGGFETVKAITLRSGKEVETIPKPTKSSQKEDKKLLLEEEKLDKATVRVEQTLPQAPSAPKPSQTTKISMCLTWRIQPTPHHHHSYLEDLS from the exons ATGGCACCCATCACTGtcgatgggagtatattgaagatgaaagcctttccattctcttttttggaaaaggctaaggattggctctaTGAATTGGCACCCAGGACCGTTAcgtcttgggaaagcatgaagagagcattcttggagaaattcttcccaacttcaagagtgattcttttgaggaagaagattagcggaattcaacaaaatcaagggaaGTCTTTTCTAGCGTATTATaagcgtttcaagactctagttgcatcatgtcctcaacatcaaatgaaggaagagctcttaattcaatatttctacgagggactctttccaattgagagacagaTGCTAGATGCTTCAAcgggaggtgctttggttgacaaaacaccggtggctgccaaggtcttaattgcaaaccgagcattgaatgcacaacaatatgaaggcgtTGGACAAAGAGATACCCCAcgacaacaagtgaatgaggcaagtgcaatttctgaaattcaatctgaACTAGCTAATCTCACTAtgcttgtgtctcaggttgttgaAGGATCCAAAATGCAAGGTACGGCCATATGTGgagtgtgctctatgcaaggacttctcaatgatcaatgtcctcaattgatagagaatggaggatgggagagTGCCCATGCTGTGGGGTACCAAAGTCCAAATCAACCAAGGATGATCCATTCTCTAATacctacaatcccggttggcgagatcatccaaatttcaaatggagggagccccaacaaccccaacaacaaagcgcatttaggcagcaacctccgGGATTCTACCAAAGGCCGTATGCACCCACACCaccccaagcacaacctacacaacccaaatcag AGAATGCAAAATAGGGACAAAAAGGTTGACGAATTAGAAAAGCaagtagggcagattgcggagttcatgggccaattcagaGAGCAAGGCAAGTTGCCTAGCTTGACCATCGTCAATCCAAAAGGAGGTTTTGAAACCGTTAAGGctatcaccttgagaagtggcaaggaagttgaaACTATCCCCAAACCAACCAAATCAAGTCAAAAAGAGGACAAAAAGTTGCTGCTCGAAGAGGAGAAATTGGACAAAGCCACGGTAAGGGTGGAACAAACCTTGCCGCAGGCCCCTAGTGCACCAAAACcatcccaaaccaccaag atttctatgtgcttgacatggaggattcaacccactcccCACCATCACCACTCTTACTTGgaagacctttcatga